A genomic segment from Actinoplanes sichuanensis encodes:
- a CDS encoding class I SAM-dependent methyltransferase, whose translation MADITGDQRIQSEVLEGLATAVNHRRWFVELALPHLGDNPIEIGSGLGDYAIEWAEHLPKFTATEADPDRLVLLKERMAEYSNIDVKQMLLPVENPAGEYSAAVSYNVLEHIEDHVGALRSMKELVRPGGKVIIIVPAFMFAMSQVDIATGHIRRYTKKTLSAAFVEAGLEIEKVHYANALGLLGYYTATSIFKLAPKEGPMVKVYDSLVLPVTKAAERIVRPPFGQSVFCVARSPQ comes from the coding sequence ATGGCAGACATCACTGGAGACCAGCGGATCCAGTCCGAAGTGCTCGAAGGCCTCGCCACCGCGGTCAACCACCGCAGGTGGTTCGTCGAGCTCGCTCTCCCGCACCTGGGGGACAACCCCATCGAGATCGGTAGCGGTCTCGGCGACTACGCGATCGAGTGGGCCGAGCATCTGCCGAAGTTCACCGCGACCGAGGCCGACCCGGACCGTCTCGTCCTGCTCAAGGAGCGGATGGCGGAGTATTCGAACATCGACGTGAAGCAGATGCTGCTTCCGGTCGAGAACCCCGCGGGGGAGTACAGCGCCGCCGTCTCCTACAACGTGCTCGAGCACATCGAGGACCATGTCGGCGCGCTGCGCAGCATGAAGGAGCTGGTCCGCCCGGGCGGCAAGGTGATCATCATCGTCCCGGCGTTCATGTTCGCGATGAGCCAGGTGGACATCGCCACCGGGCACATCCGCCGCTACACGAAGAAGACGCTGAGCGCCGCCTTCGTCGAGGCCGGCCTGGAGATCGAGAAGGTCCACTACGCGAACGCGTTGGGTCTGCTCGGCTACTACACCGCGACCAGCATCTTCAAGCTCGCCCCGAAGGAGGGGCCGATGGTGAAGGTGTACGACTCGCTGGTGCTGCCGGTGACCAAGGCCGCCGAGCGTATCGTCCGGCCGCCGTTCGGCCAGTCGGTCTTCTGTGTGGCGCGCTCGCCTCAGTGA
- a CDS encoding glycosyltransferase family protein, which translates to MIALGSSVSVAAPAIAAPTVDPVEEQVGSPSWRRWLTWPDVAALLSLLAVALYLTAPMWLNLDHELRDDPQDQAFFEWMLAHGARVLTDGVYPFFSDRMNYPDGVNMMANTSVLAVSLPLTPVTLLFGPHVAFNVFLTGALAFTGAAWYLVLSRRFVPSRAAAWVGALFCTFAPSMVSHAGGHPNIVSQFLVPLIIWRTLELRARGRALRNGLILAGLLVWQAFINLEILFMTAVGLGFFCAVMAVARHRRHPGELFQFLRALGVTAAATLAALAYPLSVQFFGPQSYQGLSEYVRAFGADLASFAAYSRHSVAGDASIAGRLTQNPAEENAFFGWGLIVLFAGLLIWLRRSVAVLTLGGIALLFAAMSLGPNVVLNGVDTGFPGIWAVLHSIPVLDSAVPTRWAMAIAPIVGIVLALGCQRAADMIRSQPASRGPVRVAMITAVAMALVPLIPKPLATVPMDPVPTFVSSGAWRAYVDDRHTLVALPLPDSAYPDPLRWAAETGQDLRIAGAYALLPAQNPQDPQDRTAMFAPPWRPTSGLIASIKQGNPIPEINDTRREMALADLRFWKAAVVVLTPQPRDIEMLRTMSELLGFRPTWTGGAWVWDVRHLVDDPEAVLAGGEPY; encoded by the coding sequence CTGATAGCACTCGGGTCGAGTGTCTCGGTGGCCGCGCCGGCTATTGCCGCGCCCACCGTCGACCCCGTCGAAGAGCAGGTCGGGAGCCCTTCATGGCGTCGCTGGCTCACGTGGCCGGATGTCGCCGCGCTGCTGAGTCTCCTCGCCGTGGCGCTCTACCTGACCGCACCTATGTGGCTCAATCTTGATCATGAACTGCGCGATGATCCGCAGGATCAGGCTTTCTTCGAGTGGATGCTGGCGCACGGTGCACGCGTGCTCACTGATGGCGTCTATCCGTTCTTCTCGGACCGGATGAATTACCCCGACGGGGTGAACATGATGGCCAACACGTCAGTGTTGGCCGTTTCCTTGCCACTGACGCCCGTCACTCTTCTGTTCGGTCCGCATGTGGCGTTCAACGTATTTCTCACCGGCGCATTGGCATTTACCGGCGCGGCGTGGTATTTGGTGCTCTCGCGCAGGTTCGTCCCATCTCGGGCGGCTGCCTGGGTCGGCGCCCTCTTCTGCACCTTCGCGCCGAGCATGGTCTCGCACGCCGGCGGGCACCCGAACATCGTCTCCCAGTTCCTCGTGCCGCTGATCATCTGGCGCACCCTGGAGCTCCGGGCCCGCGGCCGGGCACTGCGCAACGGGCTGATCCTCGCCGGCCTGCTGGTCTGGCAGGCGTTCATCAATCTCGAGATCCTCTTCATGACCGCCGTCGGCCTCGGCTTCTTCTGTGCCGTCATGGCGGTCGCGCGGCACCGGCGCCACCCCGGCGAGCTTTTCCAGTTCCTGCGCGCGCTCGGCGTGACCGCGGCCGCCACCCTGGCCGCGCTCGCCTACCCGCTCAGCGTCCAGTTCTTCGGACCGCAGAGCTACCAGGGCCTCTCCGAGTACGTGCGGGCCTTCGGTGCCGACCTCGCGTCGTTCGCCGCCTACTCCAGGCACTCGGTCGCCGGTGACGCCTCGATCGCCGGCCGCCTCACCCAGAACCCGGCCGAGGAGAACGCCTTCTTCGGCTGGGGCCTGATCGTTCTCTTCGCGGGCCTGCTGATCTGGTTGCGCCGCTCGGTCGCGGTGCTGACCCTCGGCGGCATCGCGCTGCTGTTCGCGGCCATGTCGCTCGGCCCCAACGTGGTGCTCAACGGCGTCGACACCGGCTTCCCCGGCATCTGGGCCGTGCTGCACAGCATCCCGGTGCTCGACTCGGCGGTCCCGACCCGCTGGGCCATGGCCATCGCTCCGATCGTCGGCATCGTGCTCGCCCTCGGCTGCCAGCGCGCCGCCGACATGATCCGCAGTCAGCCCGCCTCGCGTGGCCCGGTCCGGGTCGCGATGATCACCGCGGTCGCCATGGCGCTGGTTCCGCTGATCCCGAAGCCGCTGGCCACCGTCCCGATGGACCCGGTGCCCACGTTCGTCAGCTCGGGCGCCTGGCGGGCGTATGTCGACGACCGGCACACCCTGGTCGCTCTGCCGCTGCCGGACAGCGCGTACCCCGATCCACTGCGCTGGGCCGCCGAGACCGGCCAGGACCTGCGGATCGCCGGGGCGTACGCGTTGCTGCCCGCGCAGAACCCGCAGGACCCCCAGGACCGGACCGCGATGTTCGCGCCGCCGTGGCGGCCCACGAGCGGTCTGATCGCCTCGATCAAGCAGGGCAACCCGATCCCGGAGATCAACGACACCCGCCGCGAGATGGCCCTGGCCGACCTCCGCTTCTGGAAGGCGGCGGTGGTGGTGCTGACCCCGCAGCCCCGCGACATCGAGATGCTCCGCACGATGTCCGAGCTGCTCGGCTTCCGCCCCACGTGGACCGGCGGCGCCTGGGTCTGGGACGTCCGCCACCTGGTCGACGACCCGGAGGCGGTCCTCGCCGGCGGCGAGCCCTACTGA
- a CDS encoding peptide deformylase, which translates to MTTSPIERAADQFVTALAQWRVERGMTKKQLAARMGFDPSYVSHVEGRRHKPTEDFARRAEAVLGAGGAIWQRFQEYDELRHARTTGLHRDPPVPVQWLPPGTGLIVEREVAELAYTDGAYRCRVQRWLYNAGVEPVTRYLAKISVDRYPHDPAGSNRHHRENPLTFEEMDVQAFAGESDAAEPMIWRVKLDRDASKEIWLMFANGRGQFPLYPGERTTIEYAYTVGEEKWGQWFQRAVRLPTRSLTVRLNFPESFEPQVWGVEASLAAEVPVRTPLERRTEGGRAIFEWSTDAPLLNARYRLEWRYRGADAPVYEETGPPEPALPRASHRMRGIGIIQRGSDLLRQRARHFQLPREGTAARNAVTRLLTSLGRLEDLHEFSKGVGLAAPQIGVPVAAAVVRPPDRDVEPVVLLNPRVVGESPESDEQYEGCLSFFDYRGLVPRPLRIDVEHARFDGTRVVTSFERALARLISHEIDHLEGRLYVDRMEADAKLIPVAQYQQTGRPWDY; encoded by the coding sequence ATGACCACCTCGCCCATTGAAAGGGCCGCAGATCAGTTCGTCACGGCGCTTGCGCAATGGCGGGTCGAGCGCGGGATGACCAAGAAGCAACTCGCCGCGCGTATGGGGTTCGATCCCTCCTACGTCAGTCACGTCGAGGGACGCCGGCACAAACCCACCGAGGACTTCGCCCGCCGGGCCGAAGCGGTCCTCGGCGCAGGCGGGGCCATCTGGCAGAGATTTCAGGAGTACGACGAGCTGCGTCACGCCCGCACCACAGGCCTGCACCGGGACCCTCCGGTGCCGGTTCAGTGGCTGCCACCGGGCACCGGACTGATCGTCGAGCGTGAGGTCGCCGAACTCGCCTACACCGACGGCGCCTACCGCTGCCGCGTCCAGCGTTGGCTCTACAACGCCGGCGTCGAGCCGGTCACCAGGTACCTTGCCAAGATCTCGGTGGACCGCTATCCACACGACCCGGCCGGCTCCAACCGCCACCACCGGGAGAACCCGCTCACCTTCGAAGAGATGGACGTGCAGGCGTTCGCCGGGGAGAGCGACGCGGCCGAACCCATGATCTGGCGGGTCAAGCTCGATCGGGACGCGTCCAAGGAGATCTGGCTGATGTTCGCCAACGGGCGCGGCCAGTTCCCGCTCTATCCCGGCGAGCGAACCACCATCGAGTACGCGTACACGGTCGGTGAGGAGAAGTGGGGCCAGTGGTTCCAGCGCGCCGTCCGCCTGCCGACCCGGTCGCTGACCGTGCGGCTGAACTTCCCGGAGAGCTTCGAACCCCAGGTCTGGGGTGTGGAGGCGTCCCTCGCCGCTGAGGTGCCCGTCCGCACCCCGTTGGAACGCCGCACCGAGGGAGGTCGCGCCATTTTCGAGTGGTCAACCGACGCGCCCCTGCTCAACGCGCGGTACCGGCTGGAATGGCGGTACCGCGGCGCCGATGCCCCGGTCTACGAGGAGACCGGGCCGCCGGAGCCGGCCCTGCCCAGGGCCTCGCACCGGATGCGTGGCATCGGCATCATCCAACGGGGGTCCGACCTGCTCCGGCAGCGGGCCCGCCACTTCCAGCTGCCCCGCGAGGGCACGGCCGCCCGGAACGCGGTCACCCGGCTGCTCACCTCACTCGGCCGCCTGGAGGACCTGCACGAGTTCAGCAAAGGTGTGGGTCTCGCCGCGCCACAGATCGGAGTGCCGGTGGCGGCCGCCGTGGTCCGGCCGCCGGACCGCGATGTGGAACCCGTCGTCCTGCTCAACCCGCGGGTCGTCGGCGAGTCCCCGGAGAGCGACGAACAGTACGAGGGCTGTCTGTCGTTCTTCGACTACCGCGGACTCGTGCCACGGCCGCTGCGGATCGATGTGGAACACGCGCGGTTCGACGGGACCCGGGTGGTGACCAGCTTCGAACGGGCGCTGGCCCGGCTGATCAGCCACGAGATCGACCACCTGGAGGGCCGGCTCTACGTGGACCGGATGGAGGCCGACGCCAAGCTGATCCCGGTCGCCCAGTACCAGCAGACCGGACGGCCGTGGGATTACTAG
- a CDS encoding globin domain-containing protein, with amino-acid sequence MGDLARLLKESWSLVEEHQDKVAGYFYARIFLSYPDLRDLFPVQMDVQRARLLTAIVTAVQTLEDPERFDEYLRALGRDHRKFHVEPEHYEVVGGALIESMRAFAGEEWGVEYDQAWADAYAVIASKMLAGAEADPNPPYWYGEVVAHERRSRDIAVFTVLPLQPLDYRAGQYLSIECPRYQPRLWRTYSPANAPRRDNTLEFHVRAVGAGWVSSALVRRLQVGDMIKLAAPMGTMTLDRRSTRDAVFVAGGTGLAPIKSLLEELTRYNRTRWVHVFFGARNREDLYDLADLNRLAARYPWLSVVTACSDDPTFPGEQGDISDVVAKYGPWKEHDFFVSGSGRMVRSTLKKLSELQIPSVRIKYDSFSD; translated from the coding sequence TCGCACGCTTGCTCAAGGAGAGCTGGAGCCTCGTCGAGGAACATCAGGACAAGGTTGCCGGCTATTTCTACGCGCGGATCTTCCTGTCGTACCCGGATCTGCGCGATCTCTTCCCCGTCCAGATGGACGTGCAGCGGGCCCGTCTGCTGACCGCGATCGTGACCGCCGTCCAGACGTTGGAGGATCCGGAGCGGTTCGACGAGTACCTGCGGGCGCTCGGCCGCGACCACCGCAAGTTCCACGTGGAACCGGAGCACTACGAGGTGGTGGGTGGCGCGCTGATCGAGTCGATGCGCGCCTTCGCGGGCGAGGAGTGGGGTGTCGAGTACGACCAGGCGTGGGCTGACGCGTACGCGGTGATCGCCTCGAAGATGCTGGCCGGGGCCGAGGCCGATCCGAATCCGCCGTACTGGTACGGCGAGGTGGTCGCGCACGAGCGCCGGTCCCGGGACATCGCGGTGTTCACCGTGCTGCCGTTGCAGCCGCTGGACTACCGGGCCGGGCAGTATCTGAGCATCGAGTGCCCCCGCTACCAGCCCCGGCTGTGGCGTACCTACTCCCCGGCGAACGCGCCCCGGCGGGACAACACGCTGGAGTTCCATGTCCGGGCGGTGGGTGCCGGCTGGGTGTCGAGTGCGCTGGTCCGCCGGCTGCAGGTCGGCGACATGATCAAGCTGGCCGCGCCGATGGGGACGATGACCCTGGATCGAAGATCGACCCGGGACGCCGTTTTCGTGGCCGGTGGCACCGGGCTGGCCCCGATCAAGTCGCTGCTCGAGGAACTGACCCGGTACAACCGGACCCGCTGGGTGCACGTCTTCTTCGGCGCGCGCAATCGTGAGGACCTGTACGACCTGGCCGACCTGAACCGGCTGGCCGCCCGCTACCCGTGGCTGTCGGTGGTGACCGCGTGCAGCGACGATCCGACCTTCCCCGGCGAGCAGGGTGACATCTCGGACGTGGTGGCGAAGTACGGCCCGTGGAAGGAGCACGACTTCTTCGTCTCCGGTTCGGGCCGGATGGTGCGCTCCACCCTGAAGAAGCTGTCCGAGCTGCAGATCCCCTCTGTCCGGATAAAGTACGACAGTTTCAGCGACTAG